A region from the Caldicellulosiruptor naganoensis genome encodes:
- a CDS encoding toxin-antitoxin system HicB family antitoxin, with the protein MLNKRLSEEAKNEGVSLNSFIQHIVSNALGFSDNKSHGMAIDLDVLYKGKIR; encoded by the coding sequence TTGCTCAATAAGCGCCTGTCAGAGGAAGCCAAAAATGAAGGAGTTAGCTTAAATTCTTTTATTCAACATATAGTTTCAAATGCTTTAGGATTTAGTGACAATAAATCACATGGAATGGCTATTGATCTTGATGTTCTATATAAAGGGAAAATCAGATAA
- the queE gene encoding putative 7-carboxy-7-deazaguanine synthase QueE — protein MVSLSAQTIKNENTIKFNVVEKFVSIEGEGIRSGYPAVFVRFAGCNLSCSWCDTKYANENPEYEEIDVDNLMNFIASTEIKRVTLTGGEPLIQPYIYLLIDRLIREGFEVNVETNGSVSIKNLPRDVIITMDYKCPSSGMEDRMIVDNINFLGKKDVLKFVVGTFEDLKSAERIIKTFKPRCNIFFSPVFGMIKPAEIVKFLIENKLFDTRVQLQIHKIIWSDKIKGV, from the coding sequence ATGGTATCATTGTCGGCTCAAACCATTAAGAACGAAAATACTATCAAATTTAATGTAGTGGAAAAATTTGTAAGTATCGAAGGAGAAGGCATAAGAAGTGGATATCCTGCCGTGTTTGTGCGGTTTGCAGGATGTAATCTCAGTTGTTCTTGGTGTGATACAAAGTACGCAAATGAAAATCCAGAATATGAAGAAATTGATGTTGATAATCTCATGAACTTTATTGCTTCAACAGAAATTAAAAGAGTTACGCTCACTGGTGGAGAGCCTCTTATACAACCTTATATTTACTTATTAATAGACAGATTAATAAGAGAAGGATTTGAGGTCAACGTCGAAACAAACGGTTCTGTCAGCATAAAAAATCTGCCACGAGATGTTATTATCACCATGGATTACAAGTGCCCATCAAGCGGTATGGAAGACAGGATGATTGTTGACAATATCAACTTTCTTGGCAAAAAAGATGTGCTCAAGTTTGTTGTTGGCACATTCGAAGATTTAAAAAGTGCGGAAAGAATAATAAAGACCTTCAAGCCAAGGTGCAATATCTTTTTCAGTCCTGTCTTTGGAATGATAAAACCCGCTGAAATTGTAAAATTTCTTATTGAAAACAAGCTTTTTGATACAAGAGTGCAGCTTCAGATACATAAAATTATATGGTCTGATAAAATCAAGGGTGTTTAA
- a CDS encoding polysaccharide deacetylase family protein: MKKIYYCFPGGRFKALTMSYDDGKKQDIKLVEILNKYRIKGTFNLNAGLLGQSDRISKEDVKKLYEGHEVASHTYNHPTIARCPHDQVVQQIIEDRKILEDIVGYPVRGLAYPNGSYTPEIKKLLPYCGIDYARIVGDSFDFSLPFDFYEWKATCHHNHNLLKLAEQFLSFYKKQYLYLFYVWGHSYEFDNDNNWDLIEEFCKMVGDQPDIWYATNIEIVDYIKALQNLKFSANGDFVYNPSSIDVWISVDDKIVKVEGGKITKLL, translated from the coding sequence ATGAAAAAGATTTATTATTGTTTTCCTGGTGGCAGGTTCAAAGCACTGACAATGAGCTATGACGATGGCAAAAAGCAGGATATAAAACTTGTTGAAATTTTAAACAAGTATAGAATTAAAGGGACATTTAATTTAAACGCTGGACTTTTGGGCCAAAGTGATAGAATTTCAAAAGAAGATGTAAAAAAGCTTTATGAAGGTCATGAGGTTGCATCGCATACTTACAATCATCCAACAATTGCAAGGTGTCCTCATGACCAAGTAGTTCAGCAGATAATTGAGGACAGAAAGATTTTAGAAGACATCGTTGGATATCCAGTAAGAGGGCTTGCCTATCCAAATGGATCTTATACACCTGAGATAAAAAAGCTTTTGCCATACTGTGGAATTGATTATGCAAGAATAGTTGGGGATAGTTTTGATTTTTCTCTTCCGTTTGATTTTTATGAATGGAAGGCAACCTGCCACCATAACCATAATCTTTTAAAACTTGCAGAGCAGTTTTTAAGCTTTTATAAAAAGCAATATCTGTATCTTTTTTATGTCTGGGGACACAGCTATGAGTTTGACAATGACAACAACTGGGATTTAATTGAAGAGTTTTGCAAAATGGTAGGTGACCAACCGGATATCTGGTATGCAACAAACATCGAGATTGTTGACTACATAAAAGCCTTGCAAAATCTCAAGTTTTCAGCAAACGGCGACTTTGTATACAACCCATCTTCAATTGACGTCTGGATTTCTGTAGATGATAAGATTGTTAAGGTTGAAGGTGGGAAGATAACAAAGCTTTTATAA
- a CDS encoding SPFH domain-containing protein yields MGIVEKWWSFRGSLNEQIIALKGEAGFQPEVLRGGIHFRTPLMYKVHVVPLVTIPQGQIGYVFARDGKPLEPTQTLGKAVPECNNFQDVRAFLENGGPKGPQRGILREGTYAFNLAQFIVFTEDKIYYLPMGNKEEKEMIDNMAQILRQRNAFRPIIITEDKEGIVTVHDGPSLPSGDIVAPTVGDDPSDPETYHNNFQDPEKFLKAGGFRGRQLQVLVEGTYFINRLFATVELIDKTVVEVGYVGVVVSYVGPKEQNTSGEDYKHGELVEKGFRGVWKDPLMPGKYAFNTYAGKIVKVPTTNIILKWISNQTGTHRYDENLKEVSLITKDAFEPSLPLAVVLHIDYRKAPLVVQRFGDLKMLVEQTLDPMVSAYFKNIGQKKTLIELIQQRDEIQKMASEEMKERFAHYNLELEEVLIGTPMSSPNDNKIDAILEQLRDRQIALEQIETYSRQQKAAEKERELREAEARAAQQKLLTESEINIQIQTNQGKAEYQRSLQEAQKIKALAEAEAEKEARIGIGRAIAIEEQVKAYGGPQYQVLQDVMGKFTQALEKTGIDIVPETVVAMGEKASSASFNAFEMLLTLLLTKELGIEFKVKETEDENVKKIKQEILNSILLAKESDKKEEIKENSQNLQQENNVS; encoded by the coding sequence GTGGGAATTGTTGAAAAGTGGTGGTCATTCCGAGGTTCTTTGAATGAACAGATTATAGCCTTAAAAGGTGAGGCAGGTTTTCAGCCAGAGGTGTTAAGAGGTGGTATTCACTTCAGAACTCCTCTTATGTACAAGGTCCACGTAGTCCCGCTTGTGACAATTCCCCAAGGGCAGATAGGCTACGTCTTTGCACGTGATGGGAAGCCTCTTGAGCCGACACAAACTCTGGGTAAAGCCGTCCCTGAGTGCAACAACTTTCAGGATGTGAGAGCTTTTTTGGAAAACGGTGGTCCAAAAGGTCCGCAAAGAGGTATTTTGCGTGAAGGTACTTATGCTTTTAACCTTGCGCAGTTCATTGTCTTCACAGAAGACAAGATTTATTATCTTCCAATGGGCAACAAAGAAGAAAAAGAAATGATAGATAACATGGCACAGATTTTAAGACAGCGAAATGCCTTCCGACCGATTATAATCACAGAGGACAAAGAGGGAATTGTTACAGTACATGATGGACCGTCTTTGCCAAGTGGTGATATTGTTGCACCAACTGTTGGCGATGACCCATCTGACCCTGAGACTTATCACAACAACTTCCAGGACCCCGAAAAATTCTTAAAAGCAGGTGGTTTTAGAGGAAGGCAGCTTCAGGTTCTTGTTGAGGGCACCTATTTTATAAACCGCCTTTTTGCAACAGTTGAGCTTATTGACAAGACAGTCGTCGAGGTTGGTTATGTTGGAGTTGTTGTATCATATGTTGGACCAAAAGAGCAGAACACATCAGGTGAAGATTACAAACATGGTGAGCTTGTTGAGAAAGGCTTCAGAGGCGTTTGGAAAGATCCTCTAATGCCGGGCAAATACGCTTTTAACACATATGCTGGAAAAATTGTCAAAGTACCAACGACAAATATAATATTAAAATGGATAAGCAACCAGACAGGCACGCACCGCTATGACGAAAACCTCAAAGAAGTAAGTTTAATCACAAAAGATGCGTTTGAACCGTCGCTACCATTGGCAGTTGTTCTTCACATAGACTACAGGAAAGCTCCTTTGGTTGTCCAAAGATTTGGAGATTTGAAGATGCTTGTTGAGCAGACTCTTGACCCGATGGTATCTGCATACTTTAAAAATATAGGGCAGAAAAAGACTCTCATTGAGCTTATTCAGCAAAGAGATGAGATTCAGAAAATGGCATCTGAAGAGATGAAAGAGAGATTTGCTCATTACAACTTGGAACTTGAAGAGGTTTTAATTGGAACGCCAATGTCATCTCCAAACGATAACAAGATAGACGCAATTTTAGAGCAGCTTCGCGACAGGCAAATTGCCCTTGAGCAGATAGAAACATATTCGCGCCAGCAAAAAGCAGCAGAAAAAGAAAGAGAGCTCAGAGAGGCAGAAGCTCGGGCTGCCCAGCAAAAACTTTTGACAGAGTCTGAGATAAACATTCAGATTCAGACAAACCAAGGAAAGGCAGAATATCAGAGGTCACTTCAAGAAGCTCAGAAGATAAAAGCATTGGCTGAGGCAGAAGCAGAGAAAGAAGCGCGAATTGGTATTGGCCGGGCAATTGCAATCGAGGAGCAGGTAAAGGCATACGGCGGACCGCAATATCAAGTTCTGCAGGATGTCATGGGCAAGTTTACTCAGGCTTTGGAGAAAACTGGCATCGATATTGTTCCTGAAACAGTTGTTGCAATGGGTGAGAAGGCTTCTTCTGCATCTTTCAATGCGTTTGAAATGCTACTGACTTTGCTTTTGACAAAAGAACTTGGTATTGAATTCAAGGTAAAAGAGACAGAGGATGAGAATGTCAAAAAGATAAAGCAGGAGATACTAAATTCAATACTTCTTGCAAAGGAAAGTGATAAGAAGGAAGAAATCAAAGAGAATTCACAGAATCTACAACAGGAAAATAATGTATCTTAA
- a CDS encoding WG repeat-containing protein codes for MKRLLSVILIILLSLSVLPTAGAKNEVSVTYVIKPSFDFGDVRDFHEGFAAVEKGGKWGFVDKRGKVIVPFIYDEVWDFHEGLAKVKKENKWGFIDKTGKVVVPLTFDDVFSFFEGLARVKKGNKWGIIDKTGNEIVPLIYDDVSDFYEGLVAVKKSGKCGVIDKAGKEVVPIVYDEIRFFSEDLLAVNKGGKWGFVDKTGKVIVPIVYDEIDYFLEGIAKVKKKGKWGFIDKTGKVVVPIIYDEIEYNFLEGIAKVKKGGKWGLVDKTGKEVVPLIYDEIGFISEGLAAVAKEGKWGFVDKTGKVVVPLTYDLVGSFCEGLADVKKGRKWGFVDKTGKIVVPIIYEAVAGFSNKLAVVKKDGRYGVVDKTGKVVVPFLYDWIGDFYEGLALANKDGKKGYINKEGKVVVPLIYDWLASCFKDGLAIANRGGKWGFVDKTGKEVVPLIYESVREFSEGLAWVKKNGKWGIIANPLKTKNLPVKSK; via the coding sequence ATGAAAAGACTTTTGTCAGTTATACTTATTATACTTTTAAGCTTGAGTGTTTTGCCTACAGCTGGTGCAAAGAATGAAGTTAGTGTTACTTATGTGATAAAACCGTCGTTTGATTTTGGTGATGTAAGAGATTTTCACGAAGGGTTTGCTGCAGTGGAAAAAGGAGGTAAGTGGGGTTTTGTAGATAAGAGAGGTAAAGTTATTGTGCCTTTTATATATGATGAAGTATGGGATTTTCATGAAGGGCTTGCAAAGGTAAAGAAAGAAAACAAGTGGGGTTTTATAGACAAGACAGGAAAAGTAGTTGTGCCTTTGACATTTGATGATGTATTTAGTTTTTTTGAAGGACTTGCGAGAGTGAAAAAAGGAAACAAGTGGGGGATTATAGACAAGACAGGCAACGAAATTGTTCCTTTGATATATGACGATGTATCGGATTTTTATGAAGGACTTGTAGCAGTAAAAAAAAGTGGTAAGTGTGGAGTTATAGACAAGGCAGGTAAAGAGGTTGTACCTATAGTATATGATGAGATTAGATTTTTTTCAGAAGATCTTTTAGCAGTAAATAAAGGAGGCAAGTGGGGATTTGTAGACAAAACAGGCAAAGTGATTGTACCTATAGTATATGATGAGATAGACTATTTTCTTGAAGGGATTGCAAAGGTAAAGAAAAAAGGTAAGTGGGGATTTATAGACAAAACAGGCAAAGTTGTGGTGCCTATAATATATGACGAGATAGAATATAATTTTCTTGAGGGGATTGCAAAGGTTAAGAAAGGAGGCAAGTGGGGTTTAGTAGACAAAACTGGTAAAGAAGTTGTGCCTTTAATATACGATGAGATTGGTTTTATTTCCGAAGGGCTTGCGGCAGTAGCTAAAGAAGGAAAGTGGGGGTTTGTTGACAAGACGGGCAAAGTAGTTGTACCTTTAACATATGATTTGGTAGGGTCTTTTTGCGAAGGGCTTGCAGATGTGAAGAAGGGAAGAAAATGGGGGTTTGTAGACAAGACCGGCAAAATAGTTGTGCCCATAATATATGAGGCTGTAGCAGGATTTTCCAATAAATTGGCAGTAGTAAAAAAAGATGGCAGATATGGTGTTGTAGACAAGACAGGTAAGGTTGTTGTACCTTTTTTATATGATTGGATAGGGGATTTTTATGAAGGACTTGCACTGGCAAATAAAGATGGAAAGAAAGGCTATATAAATAAAGAGGGAAAAGTAGTTGTACCTCTCATATATGATTGGTTAGCAAGTTGCTTTAAGGATGGGTTGGCAATAGCAAATAGAGGAGGCAAGTGGGGTTTTGTAGACAAAACTGGTAAAGAAGTTGTGCCTTTAATATATGAAAGCGTAAGAGAATTTTCAGAAGGTCTTGCGTGGGTTAAAAAGAACGGCAAGTGGGGGATTATTGCAAATCCTCTTAAGACCAAAAACCTGCCGGTAAAAAGCAAATAA
- a CDS encoding alpha-amylase family glycosyl hydrolase, protein MSVLEKLVEILNNKAKEWDAKNDFRVPKLWDSFGYDGFEKKENNDGTISVNPYKFVAQAIEKAILPYMKDNTDYLQPLSKILSKHNRPSEKTYSSWIEKSSVYGMQIRTFSAWDHDLSKELELENSFGLKDTGTFVKTIALLPHIKRMGFDAIYALPITKNSTRYKKGEMGSPYAVKNFFELDPVLFDPMADKLSIDEQFKALIEACHILDIRFIIDIIPRTSARDSDFILEHPDWFYWIKIEDLEDYGPPKLTLIKEFTKANEENIELIYKDPAVQKHIKKFVPSPDRFDPQKWQSIKERCEKDKNLDFFELIEKEIGITTAPAFSDCLNDPQPPWSDVTYLRLYLDNPVQSAKYVDESQPPYILFDIIRGNIFKGKKPNKELWEKIASIIVHYQKNFGIDGARIDMGHALPKELEDMIISNARKVDPEFCFIAEELSMNAHRKAKESGYDMIIGDLWAREPRYYQGTLKKVLDILLQLEVPVFAACEIPDSPRAASRLGKREFSRFATVLNFFLPNSVLFVTCGQEVYEVQPMNLGLDPQPEGKFMLSKSDPLYGKLAFFDKYALHWTNEGADEMIALIEEVAKIRKEYLDFMSEENFFKIPHNSKFVLAFGYKLFTEHEKQYLIVVANADILRKRKIRLDLMKAGLFDVGKGRQIECIYSLKGDKNNAYDFPHVTVDMETLDIKILKVK, encoded by the coding sequence ATGTCAGTTTTAGAAAAACTTGTTGAGATTCTGAATAATAAAGCAAAAGAGTGGGATGCAAAAAACGATTTCAGAGTACCAAAACTTTGGGATAGTTTCGGCTATGATGGGTTTGAGAAAAAAGAAAACAATGATGGTACAATCTCAGTAAACCCTTATAAGTTTGTTGCACAGGCGATAGAAAAAGCAATTTTGCCTTATATGAAAGATAACACTGATTATCTTCAGCCACTTTCTAAAATACTTTCTAAACACAATAGACCTTCAGAAAAAACTTATAGCAGCTGGATCGAAAAGAGCAGTGTATATGGTATGCAAATTCGTACATTTTCAGCCTGGGATCATGACTTATCAAAAGAACTTGAACTTGAAAATAGCTTCGGTCTAAAAGATACAGGTACATTTGTTAAAACAATTGCACTGCTGCCTCATATAAAAAGAATGGGTTTTGATGCCATTTACGCTCTTCCAATTACCAAAAACAGCACAAGGTATAAAAAAGGTGAGATGGGCTCGCCTTATGCAGTCAAGAACTTTTTTGAACTTGACCCAGTGCTTTTTGACCCTATGGCAGATAAGCTTTCAATAGATGAACAATTTAAAGCTTTGATTGAAGCGTGCCATATTCTTGACATAAGATTTATAATTGATATTATTCCACGCACATCTGCAAGGGACTCTGATTTTATACTGGAACATCCTGACTGGTTTTACTGGATTAAAATAGAGGATTTAGAAGACTACGGTCCACCAAAGCTGACTTTGATAAAAGAGTTTACAAAGGCAAATGAAGAAAATATTGAGCTTATATACAAGGATCCGGCTGTGCAAAAGCATATTAAAAAGTTTGTACCATCACCTGACAGGTTTGACCCTCAAAAGTGGCAAAGTATAAAAGAAAGGTGCGAAAAAGACAAAAACCTTGACTTTTTCGAGCTAATTGAAAAAGAGATTGGGATAACTACTGCACCAGCTTTTTCAGACTGTCTTAATGACCCGCAGCCGCCATGGTCAGATGTGACGTATTTGAGGCTGTATCTTGACAATCCTGTGCAGTCTGCAAAGTATGTAGATGAAAGCCAGCCGCCGTATATTCTTTTTGATATTATAAGAGGAAATATCTTCAAAGGCAAAAAGCCAAACAAAGAGCTTTGGGAAAAAATTGCAAGCATCATTGTACATTACCAGAAGAACTTTGGTATAGATGGTGCAAGGATTGACATGGGTCATGCTCTTCCAAAAGAACTGGAAGACATGATAATTTCAAATGCCAGAAAAGTAGACCCCGAATTTTGCTTTATTGCAGAAGAACTTTCGATGAATGCACACAGAAAAGCAAAAGAGTCAGGGTATGACATGATAATAGGTGATCTTTGGGCAAGAGAACCACGATACTATCAAGGAACGCTGAAAAAGGTTTTGGATATACTTTTGCAGCTTGAAGTTCCTGTTTTTGCGGCATGTGAGATTCCAGACAGTCCGCGCGCAGCTTCAAGGCTTGGAAAAAGAGAATTTTCACGGTTTGCGACAGTTTTAAATTTCTTTTTACCAAACAGTGTGCTTTTTGTCACGTGCGGGCAGGAAGTTTATGAAGTTCAGCCAATGAATTTAGGTCTTGACCCGCAACCAGAAGGCAAGTTTATGCTTTCTAAATCAGACCCTCTTTATGGTAAGCTTGCGTTTTTTGATAAATACGCCCTTCACTGGACAAACGAAGGTGCAGATGAAATGATAGCTTTAATTGAAGAAGTAGCTAAGATAAGAAAAGAATATTTGGACTTTATGAGTGAAGAAAACTTTTTCAAGATTCCTCACAACAGCAAATTTGTCTTGGCATTTGGATACAAACTTTTTACTGAACATGAGAAGCAGTACCTGATTGTGGTTGCAAATGCTGATATTTTACGAAAAAGAAAAATAAGGTTGGATTTGATGAAAGCAGGTTTATTTGATGTGGGGAAAGGAAGACAAATTGAGTGTATCTACTCTCTAAAAGGAGATAAAAATAATGCTTACGATTTTCCACATGTTACAGTTGATATGGAAACTCTTGATATAAAAATTTTGAAGGTAAAATAA
- a CDS encoding class I SAM-dependent methyltransferase: protein MNTKEYFNSLADKWDVLIKHDIDKIEFLLGLLKIKKGSYILDVGCGTGVLTEHLLKRVGSEGKVFGVDFSEKMIDIAKSKFKDFPNVEFIVEDVNLLTFKNYFDYIICYSVFPHFEDKKKVLKQLHKMLKNGGILLIAHSQSRKAINQLHKSLPAPVNNHFLPNTYFIKMIAKKYFFNIKTIDNGEIFAIVLKKKNL from the coding sequence TTGAATACAAAAGAATATTTTAACAGTTTAGCAGATAAATGGGATGTACTTATAAAGCATGATATTGACAAGATAGAGTTTTTATTAGGTCTTCTAAAAATTAAAAAAGGTTCATATATTTTAGATGTGGGTTGTGGTACAGGTGTTTTGACAGAGCATTTGTTAAAAAGGGTTGGAAGTGAAGGTAAAGTTTTTGGTGTGGATTTTTCAGAAAAGATGATAGACATAGCTAAGAGTAAATTTAAGGATTTTCCAAATGTTGAGTTTATAGTTGAAGATGTCAATTTATTGACTTTCAAAAACTATTTTGATTACATAATCTGTTATTCGGTATTTCCACATTTTGAAGATAAGAAAAAGGTTTTAAAACAGCTACATAAAATGCTCAAAAATGGTGGAATTCTTTTAATTGCTCATTCACAGTCAAGAAAGGCTATTAATCAACTTCACAAAAGTTTGCCTGCTCCCGTGAATAATCATTTTCTTCCTAATACTTATTTCATCAAAATGATTGCTAAGAAGTATTTTTTTAATATAAAGACTATTGATAATGGTGAAATTTTTGCGATTGTCTTGAAAAAGAAAAATCTTTAA
- a CDS encoding ABC transporter ATP-binding protein, with the protein MTERQDRPSQMHLRRPRRHGPGPMGPGFVGEKPKDFKTAMKKLIRYLSAYKVSLVAVMVLAMLSAAFSIAGPKILSKAITKIFEGIMNRITGTGNGIDFEYVGKIVLILLGLYIVSALFGYIQGWIMSGISMKLTYRLRKEISQKINRLPLKYFEGTNQGEILSRITNDVDTLTQTLNQSLTQIITSTTMVIGALIMMLSINVLMTVVALLIIPFSFSVVALIIGKSQKFFMQQQEYLGHVNGHVEEVYGGHVVIKAFNAEKKSIEKFNSLNDKLYDAAWKSQFLTGVMMPLMNIIGNLGYVVVTVLGSYLTIKGAIEVGDIQAFAQYIRSFTQPIAQIANISNILQQTAACSERVFEFLEQEEEVPDTPNPEIKLDRIKGDVEFRNVRFGYRPDKVVINNFSARIKAGQKIAIVGPTGAGKTTIVKLLMRFYDVNDGSILTDGHDIREFRREDLRSFFGMVLQDTWLYNGTIKDNIRYGKPDATDEEVIRAAKLAHADHFIRTLPQGYDTVLNEETTNISQGQKQLLTIARAILKDPKILILDEATSSVDTLTEIQIQKAMDNLMKGRTSFIIAHRLSTIRNADLILVMDHGDIVEQGTHKELLQKGGFYAQLYYSQFEKEEELAG; encoded by the coding sequence ATGACTGAAAGACAGGACAGACCCTCACAGATGCATCTAAGAAGGCCAAGAAGACATGGTCCGGGACCTATGGGACCTGGGTTTGTGGGTGAAAAGCCCAAGGATTTTAAAACTGCTATGAAAAAGCTCATAAGGTATTTATCTGCTTACAAGGTTTCACTTGTTGCAGTGATGGTTCTTGCAATGCTATCTGCTGCATTTTCAATTGCAGGACCTAAAATACTTAGCAAAGCAATAACAAAGATATTCGAAGGCATCATGAACAGAATAACAGGCACAGGAAATGGCATTGATTTTGAGTATGTTGGTAAAATCGTTTTAATTTTGCTGGGGCTGTATATTGTAAGTGCTCTTTTTGGCTACATTCAGGGCTGGATAATGTCAGGCATTTCGATGAAGCTAACATACAGACTCAGAAAAGAGATCTCTCAAAAGATTAACAGGCTTCCTTTGAAGTACTTTGAAGGCACAAACCAGGGTGAGATACTGTCAAGAATCACAAACGATGTTGACACACTCACACAGACATTAAATCAGAGCCTCACACAGATAATAACCTCAACAACGATGGTTATCGGCGCGCTGATAATGATGCTCAGCATAAATGTCTTGATGACAGTTGTTGCACTGCTTATAATCCCTTTTTCTTTTTCAGTTGTTGCGCTCATAATTGGGAAGTCACAAAAGTTTTTCATGCAACAGCAGGAATATTTAGGGCATGTGAATGGTCATGTTGAAGAGGTTTACGGTGGACACGTTGTTATCAAGGCTTTCAATGCTGAGAAAAAGAGCATAGAAAAGTTCAATAGCCTCAATGACAAGTTATATGATGCTGCATGGAAATCACAGTTTTTGACAGGCGTCATGATGCCGCTTATGAACATCATAGGTAATCTTGGGTATGTTGTTGTGACAGTACTTGGTAGTTACCTTACAATAAAAGGAGCAATTGAGGTTGGCGACATTCAGGCGTTTGCCCAGTATATAAGGTCGTTCACACAGCCCATTGCCCAAATCGCCAACATCTCAAACATCCTGCAGCAAACAGCTGCTTGTAGCGAAAGGGTGTTTGAGTTTCTGGAACAAGAGGAAGAAGTTCCAGATACACCAAATCCGGAGATTAAGCTTGACAGAATAAAAGGAGATGTAGAGTTTAGAAACGTCAGGTTTGGTTACAGACCAGACAAGGTTGTTATAAACAACTTTTCAGCAAGAATCAAAGCTGGGCAGAAGATTGCAATTGTTGGTCCGACAGGTGCAGGAAAGACCACAATTGTAAAGCTTTTGATGAGGTTTTACGATGTTAATGATGGAAGCATCTTGACAGATGGTCATGACATAAGGGAATTTAGGCGCGAAGATTTGAGGTCGTTTTTTGGCATGGTGCTTCAGGACACATGGCTGTACAATGGCACAATCAAAGACAACATCCGTTATGGCAAGCCAGATGCAACAGATGAAGAAGTAATAAGAGCTGCAAAGCTTGCACATGCAGACCATTTTATAAGAACATTGCCACAGGGTTATGATACAGTGCTAAATGAAGAAACAACAAATATTTCTCAAGGTCAAAAACAGCTTTTGACAATTGCAAGGGCAATCCTCAAAGACCCCAAAATTTTGATACTTGACGAGGCAACAAGCTCTGTTGACACTTTGACAGAGATCCAGATACAAAAGGCAATGGACAATCTCATGAAAGGAAGGACATCGTTTATAATAGCCCACAGGCTTTCGACAATAAGAAACGCAGACCTCATTTTGGTCATGGACCATGGCGACATTGTTGAGCAAGGTACACACAAAGAACTTTTGCAAAAAGGCGGATTTTATGCTCAGCTTTACTACAGCCAGTTCGAAAAGGAAGAAGAGCTTGCAGGATAA
- a CDS encoding MarR family winged helix-turn-helix transcriptional regulator, with amino-acid sequence MELREKKIRLLRLLKEVSVKIKEALKYRRDEFEIPAPHWMIMAMLDENGKMKVGDLSKKIGLSNSTVSGILDKLEEQGFIERIRSNEDRRVVWVQTTQKFKECLYEHFKEAEKQFENLLSKATEDEIDKVLEGFETLKRILER; translated from the coding sequence ATGGAATTAAGAGAAAAGAAAATAAGGCTTTTAAGGTTACTAAAAGAAGTGTCAGTCAAAATAAAAGAGGCGCTAAAGTATAGAAGGGATGAATTTGAAATACCTGCACCTCATTGGATGATAATGGCGATGCTTGATGAAAACGGAAAAATGAAGGTGGGTGATTTGAGCAAAAAGATTGGTCTTTCAAACAGCACAGTGTCAGGAATATTAGATAAGTTGGAAGAACAGGGGTTTATTGAAAGAATTAGAAGTAATGAAGACAGGAGAGTTGTTTGGGTGCAAACAACTCAAAAGTTCAAAGAATGTCTCTACGAGCACTTCAAAGAGGCAGAAAAGCAGTTTGAAAATTTACTTAGCAAAGCAACAGAGGATGAGATAGACAAAGTGCTTGAAGGTTTTGAAACACTCAAAAGAATCTTGGAAAGATAA